In a genomic window of Pontibacter liquoris:
- a CDS encoding cyanophycinase — MNTPKGKLIAVGGNEDKGTYPNPVSRKKYYLDFFELGILKRFLKEIPAKNPRIEVITTASMIPEEVGERYCSAFGILGVDTVNLMHIREEADALNPEYLARIRKADGIMFSGGDQSRITRMFLNTEMLDILKQRYQNENFVIAGTSAGAMAMSKIMIKGGNAKESLLRGSVKFGHGLDLISSVLIDTHFVARGRFGRLLESVATHPKTIGIGLGEDTGVLITDGHLLETIGSNLVVIADGHNMGYTNATEVDKGHPIAIENMLMHVMAKGNIYDIENRLFFKDIETYTLARIQQEAE; from the coding sequence GTGAATACACCCAAAGGAAAACTAATAGCAGTAGGCGGAAATGAAGACAAAGGCACATACCCTAATCCGGTATCGCGAAAAAAATATTACCTTGATTTTTTCGAGCTGGGCATCCTTAAACGTTTCCTCAAAGAGATACCAGCTAAAAACCCTCGTATAGAAGTGATTACAACAGCCTCGATGATCCCGGAAGAGGTAGGTGAACGCTACTGCAGCGCCTTTGGCATTTTGGGTGTTGATACGGTTAATCTCATGCACATCCGCGAGGAAGCCGATGCTTTAAATCCGGAATACCTGGCGCGCATCCGAAAGGCCGATGGCATCATGTTTAGTGGCGGCGACCAGTCCCGTATTACGCGTATGTTTCTGAACACCGAAATGCTCGACATTCTGAAGCAGCGTTACCAGAACGAGAACTTTGTGATTGCCGGCACCAGTGCAGGCGCAATGGCCATGTCGAAGATCATGATAAAGGGCGGCAATGCGAAGGAGTCACTGCTGCGGGGTTCAGTCAAATTCGGGCATGGGCTCGATCTGATCAGCAGTGTGCTCATTGACACGCACTTTGTGGCGCGCGGGCGTTTCGGGCGCTTACTCGAATCGGTGGCCACGCACCCGAAAACGATCGGCATCGGACTGGGCGAAGACACCGGCGTGCTGATCACTGACGGGCACCTGCTCGAAACTATTGGCTCAAACTTGGTGGTGATTGCCGACGGGCACAACATGGGCTATACCAATGCCACGGAAGTAGACAAAGGCCATCCGATTGCCATTGAGAACATGTTGATGCATGTAATGGCGAAAGGCAACATTTACGATATCGAAAACCGCCTGTTCTTTAAAGACATCGAAACCTATACCCTGGCGCGCATCCAGCAGGAAGCGGAGTAA
- a CDS encoding DinB family protein produces MPTSIIRPAADEFPEVYQPYMSLLPEGDVLYLLEKHSTDLRHMFSNISDTRAEESYAPGKWTMKELLQHLIDAERIFSYRALCIARGERQELPGFDENMYAYNSLANIRLLPNILEEYEQVRRANLLLFRSFTTEMLDQTGICNGNRMSVRVIIHVLAAHEMHHINILQTRYLKRKD; encoded by the coding sequence ATGCCGACCTCCATTATCCGACCTGCCGCCGATGAGTTTCCGGAAGTATACCAGCCTTACATGAGCCTGTTGCCCGAAGGCGATGTGTTATACCTGCTGGAAAAACATAGCACCGACCTGCGCCACATGTTTAGCAACATCTCTGATACGCGGGCAGAAGAAAGTTATGCCCCCGGTAAATGGACGATGAAAGAGCTGCTGCAGCACCTGATCGATGCCGAGCGCATCTTCAGTTACCGGGCTCTGTGCATTGCCCGGGGCGAGCGGCAGGAACTTCCCGGTTTTGACGAGAACATGTACGCCTATAACTCCCTTGCCAACATCAGGCTGCTGCCCAACATACTGGAGGAGTATGAACAGGTGCGCCGGGCAAATCTGCTACTCTTCAGGAGCTTCACCACCGAGATGCTGGATCAGACCGGTATCTGCAATGGCAACCGCATGTCTGTACGCGTGATCATCCATGTGCTGGCGGCACACGAAATGCATCATATCAACATACTGCAAACCCGCTACCTTAAGCGCAAAGACTAA
- a CDS encoding helix-turn-helix transcriptional regulator produces MIERIRQVMHYKNLSSTQFADEVEVPRAVISHILSGRNKPSLDVMLKIIQTYRDIQLNWLLLGEGDMLTSLAAAKSTQTAGSAPENTVKSLEVEEKLPPPPDKIQESKPADQLPPSNPPGKEVAQIILFYTDKTFSIYNAS; encoded by the coding sequence ATGATCGAGAGAATACGACAGGTGATGCACTACAAAAACCTGAGCTCCACCCAGTTTGCTGATGAAGTAGAGGTTCCGCGGGCAGTGATCAGTCATATACTGAGTGGCCGTAACAAGCCAAGTCTGGATGTGATGCTCAAGATCATCCAGACGTACCGCGACATTCAACTGAACTGGTTGTTATTGGGAGAAGGGGATATGCTAACTTCCTTAGCAGCAGCCAAAAGCACACAAACCGCTGGGTCGGCACCTGAAAACACGGTAAAAAGCCTGGAAGTGGAGGAGAAGCTACCGCCCCCTCCTGATAAAATACAAGAAAGCAAACCTGCAGATCAGTTGCCTCCAAGCAACCCACCCGGGAAGGAAGTAGCCCAGATCATCCTGTTCTATACCGATAAAACCTTTTCTATTTACAATGCTTCCTGA
- a CDS encoding M1 family metallopeptidase, translating to MKMSEQTTGHTATDVHSYARPTEAVARHLDLDITVDFDTQTLHGTATYTIENLTGTDHIIFDTRQLAIEKVYEGSDMQETTFSLGLEDPVLGQPLIIAVQPATTRLTIKYRTLPGAAAVQWLPPQQTAGKVLPFLFTQSQAILARTWIPIQDSPGIRITYNARVKVPPVLLAVMSAENPQEKNNTGEYTFRMQQPIPSYLMALAVGDLQFRSLGPKTGIYAEPATLDAAAYEFAEMSQMLTAAEKIYGTYRWDRYDLLVLPPAFPFGGMENPRLTFVTPTVLASDRSLTSLIAHELAHSWSGNLVTNGTWNDFWLNEGFTVYFERRIMEELYGKDYADMLEVLGYQDLQHTIQELGPASEDTCLKLDLVGRDPDEGLTEIAYEKGNFFLLHIEQAVGREQFDAFVNKYFNTFAFQSTTTDLFLNFLEKELIKWDKELATQINVDGWIFSPGLPADVIKPTSSRFASVEKTFREWNAGKPASQLNTGSWSSHEWLHFLRMLPDTMSPQQMAELDAAFQFTSSKNSEVLAAWLLHAIHNKYTSAQEALETFLVNVGRRKFLVPIYKALLATPEGKERALAIYAQARPHYHAVASVTLDELVK from the coding sequence ATGAAGATGAGTGAACAAACAACGGGCCATACTGCTACTGACGTACACAGCTACGCCCGGCCGACTGAGGCCGTAGCCCGGCACCTGGACCTGGATATTACCGTCGATTTTGACACCCAAACCCTTCACGGCACGGCTACCTATACTATCGAGAACCTTACCGGCACAGATCACATCATTTTTGACACACGCCAGCTGGCCATCGAAAAAGTGTACGAAGGCTCCGATATGCAGGAGACAACCTTCTCGCTTGGGCTGGAAGACCCTGTGCTAGGCCAGCCGCTGATCATTGCCGTGCAACCTGCCACTACCCGCCTCACCATAAAATACCGCACCTTGCCCGGCGCAGCAGCTGTGCAGTGGCTGCCCCCGCAGCAAACGGCAGGCAAAGTCCTTCCTTTTCTTTTCACGCAGTCGCAGGCCATCCTTGCCCGCACCTGGATTCCGATACAGGACAGCCCCGGCATCCGGATCACATACAATGCGCGCGTAAAAGTACCTCCTGTGCTACTGGCTGTGATGAGTGCGGAGAACCCGCAGGAAAAAAACAACACCGGCGAATACACCTTCCGCATGCAGCAACCCATTCCCTCTTACCTGATGGCCCTGGCTGTGGGCGACCTGCAGTTCCGCTCCCTGGGGCCAAAGACGGGAATTTACGCTGAGCCTGCTACCCTGGATGCTGCTGCGTATGAATTTGCAGAAATGAGCCAGATGCTGACGGCGGCTGAAAAAATATATGGCACGTACCGTTGGGATCGCTATGATTTGCTGGTGTTGCCTCCTGCGTTCCCATTCGGAGGGATGGAAAACCCGCGCCTGACGTTTGTTACGCCTACCGTGCTGGCCTCCGACCGCTCCCTCACCAGCCTGATAGCGCATGAGTTGGCCCATAGCTGGAGCGGCAACCTGGTAACCAATGGCACCTGGAACGATTTCTGGCTCAACGAAGGCTTTACCGTATACTTTGAGCGCCGCATTATGGAGGAACTTTATGGCAAGGACTACGCCGATATGCTGGAAGTACTGGGCTACCAGGATCTGCAGCACACGATACAGGAACTTGGCCCCGCCAGCGAGGACACCTGCCTGAAACTCGATCTGGTAGGACGCGACCCGGACGAGGGACTAACTGAAATTGCTTATGAAAAAGGAAACTTCTTTCTTCTTCATATCGAGCAGGCGGTTGGCCGGGAGCAGTTTGATGCCTTTGTAAACAAATACTTCAACACATTTGCCTTCCAAAGCACCACAACTGATCTATTCCTGAATTTCCTGGAGAAAGAACTGATCAAATGGGATAAAGAGCTGGCCACCCAAATCAATGTTGACGGGTGGATTTTTTCGCCGGGCTTACCGGCTGATGTTATAAAACCTACTTCCAGCCGCTTTGCAAGCGTAGAAAAAACGTTCAGGGAGTGGAACGCCGGCAAACCCGCTTCGCAGCTGAACACCGGCTCCTGGTCGAGCCACGAGTGGCTGCATTTCCTGCGGATGTTACCAGACACCATGTCGCCGCAGCAAATGGCCGAACTGGACGCTGCTTTCCAGTTTACCAGCTCCAAAAATTCAGAAGTGCTTGCTGCCTGGCTCCTGCATGCCATCCATAACAAGTATACTTCAGCGCAGGAGGCCCTGGAAACCTTCCTGGTCAACGTGGGGCGGCGCAAGTTCCTGGTACCGATCTACAAGGCGCTGCTCGCCACGCCCGAAGGCAAGGAAAGAGCGCTGGCTATTTATGCCCAGGCCAGGCCCCATTATCATGCTGTAGCCTCTGTTACGCTGGATGAACTGGTAAAATAG
- a CDS encoding DUF3127 domain-containing protein, with the protein MSFDIQGKLYEAFDEQQVSDKFKKREFVLEIPDGSYTQYVKFQLTQDKCSLLDAFKSGDEIKVTFNLTGKPFTKNGTTMYFTNLQAWRVEPAAAGGGNFGGPSGAPAQNDAPTFYSSDADNDLPF; encoded by the coding sequence ATGTCGTTTGATATCCAAGGAAAACTGTACGAAGCTTTTGATGAGCAACAGGTAAGTGACAAGTTTAAAAAGCGCGAGTTTGTGCTGGAAATACCCGATGGTTCGTACACACAATACGTGAAGTTTCAGCTGACACAGGACAAGTGCAGCCTGCTGGATGCCTTTAAAAGTGGCGATGAAATAAAAGTAACCTTCAACCTGACAGGGAAGCCTTTTACAAAGAACGGCACGACTATGTACTTCACCAACCTGCAGGCCTGGCGCGTGGAACCGGCGGCAGCAGGCGGTGGCAACTTTGGCGGTCCGTCAGGAGCTCCTGCCCAGAACGACGCTCCTACGTTTTATAGCAGCGACGCCGATAACGACCTCCCTTTCTAA
- a CDS encoding PhoH family protein — protein sequence MPNPKAIKVFVLDTSVILYDHSAIQNFQEHDVAIPITVLEELDNFKKGNDIKNFEAREFIRFIDKLSAEHKLQEWLPLNGKNKGKFKVLMHTPSALDAVEIFGDKNDHHILNSALQMQRERPDNKVVLVTKDINLRLKARALNLVSEDYETGKIQDVAGLYTGNDTLEEVPAELVNDLYEKGHCEPGKVLEAVPKDNHYFVLKSFKSSVLAYYNSAEQLLERVDKITAFGVKPRNAEQAFALHALTNPSIKLVSIQGVAGTGKTLLALASALEQRREYKQIYLARPVVPLSNKDIGYLPGDIKSKLNPYMEPLWDNLKYIQNQFAESSKEFQKIRDMVDLEKLVITPLAYIRGRSLSNIIFIVDEAQNLTPHEVKTIISRAGENTKIIFTGDIYQIDTPYLDSQSNGLSYLIDRAKNHPLYAHITLLKGERSELANLANELL from the coding sequence GTGCCGAATCCCAAAGCCATTAAGGTTTTTGTATTGGATACCTCCGTTATACTATATGACCACAGCGCGATCCAGAACTTTCAGGAGCATGATGTGGCCATTCCGATCACGGTGCTCGAGGAGTTGGATAACTTTAAAAAGGGCAACGACATTAAGAACTTTGAAGCGCGGGAGTTTATCCGCTTCATCGACAAGCTTTCTGCCGAGCACAAGCTGCAGGAGTGGCTGCCGCTCAATGGCAAGAACAAAGGCAAGTTCAAGGTGCTGATGCATACCCCTTCCGCGCTGGATGCCGTGGAGATCTTCGGCGACAAGAACGACCACCACATTCTGAACTCCGCCCTGCAAATGCAACGCGAGCGGCCCGACAACAAAGTAGTGCTGGTAACCAAGGACATTAACCTGCGCCTGAAAGCCCGTGCCTTAAACCTGGTGTCGGAAGATTATGAAACAGGCAAGATCCAGGATGTGGCTGGGCTGTATACCGGCAACGACACGCTGGAAGAGGTACCGGCAGAGCTCGTGAATGACTTATATGAGAAAGGTCATTGCGAACCGGGAAAAGTGTTGGAAGCCGTTCCGAAGGACAACCATTACTTCGTGCTTAAGAGCTTTAAAAGTTCAGTACTAGCCTATTATAATTCGGCGGAGCAATTGCTGGAGCGGGTAGATAAAATCACCGCTTTCGGCGTTAAACCCCGCAATGCCGAGCAGGCCTTTGCGCTGCATGCACTCACCAACCCCAGCATTAAACTGGTATCAATTCAAGGAGTGGCGGGCACGGGCAAAACGCTACTGGCCCTGGCCAGCGCCCTGGAGCAGCGCCGGGAGTATAAGCAGATCTACCTGGCCAGGCCTGTGGTGCCCCTGAGCAATAAAGATATCGGTTATCTGCCCGGCGATATTAAATCGAAGCTGAACCCTTACATGGAGCCGCTTTGGGATAACCTGAAGTATATACAGAACCAGTTTGCCGAAAGCAGCAAGGAATTCCAGAAGATCCGGGACATGGTGGACCTGGAAAAGCTGGTCATCACGCCGCTGGCCTACATCCGGGGCCGCAGTTTATCGAACATCATCTTTATTGTGGACGAGGCCCAGAACCTAACGCCGCATGAAGTGAAGACGATTATTTCGCGTGCCGGCGAAAATACCAAGATCATCTTTACCGGCGACATTTACCAGATCGACACCCCCTACCTCGATTCGCAAAGCAACGGCCTTTCTTACCTGATCGACCGGGCAAAGAACCACCCGCTCTATGCACACATCACGCTGCTGAAAGGGGAACGCTCCGAACTGGCAAACCTGGCAAACGAACTACTGTAA
- a CDS encoding SRPBCC family protein — protein MKLIWKLVLPLPVIAAALYGVSYRLPAQMLVEHRVELGVSPEQVYPYLNNPMEWPKWSSLNKAADPTIIYLYGGPMAGVGARMQWSGDKSGEGKLQLTESTSPSTLAYVQSESGMPDSVFGEFNLEPTKEGTALTWRQTSAIGTNPLDRYKGLYHTYKKQQEVEQGLAGLKTLLQDNSKRRAAR, from the coding sequence ATGAAGCTGATTTGGAAACTGGTTTTGCCGCTTCCTGTAATAGCGGCAGCCCTATATGGCGTTTCGTACCGGTTGCCGGCCCAGATGCTGGTCGAGCACCGGGTGGAGCTGGGGGTGAGCCCCGAGCAGGTATACCCCTACCTGAACAACCCCATGGAATGGCCCAAGTGGAGCAGTCTGAACAAAGCAGCAGACCCCACCATCATCTACCTTTATGGAGGCCCTATGGCAGGAGTGGGCGCGCGCATGCAATGGAGTGGCGATAAATCGGGAGAAGGCAAACTGCAGCTGACCGAAAGCACCAGCCCGAGCACCCTGGCTTATGTGCAGAGCGAATCGGGCATGCCGGACAGCGTGTTCGGGGAGTTTAACCTTGAGCCCACCAAAGAAGGCACAGCGCTGACCTGGCGCCAGACCTCGGCGATAGGCACCAACCCGCTCGATCGCTACAAAGGGCTATACCACACCTATAAAAAGCAGCAGGAGGTGGAGCAGGGGCTGGCAGGACTAAAAACCTTACTGCAGGATAACAGTAAGAGAAGAGCAGCCAGATAA
- a CDS encoding isoaspartyl peptidase/L-asparaginase family protein, with the protein MRNIAIAIHGGAGTITEATLTAAQDKAYRAALKEAVEAGHQVLAGGGTALEAVEHAVTNLEDSPLFNAGKGAVFTKEGKHEMDAAIMCGKTLEAGAVAGVRSIRNPIKLARTVLEHSDHVLLSGYGAEEFARTYQLAFESEEYFFNSFRYKQWAEVRDSNIFLLDHTKKIDEKFGTVGAVAVDMNGDIAAATSTGGMTNKNYNRIGDSPLIGAGTYANNATCAISCTGHGEFFMRAVVAHDVSCLMAYKGYTLQQACDEVVMQKLVKLGGEGGLIAVSAAGDIALPFNTEGMYRAFKKNNDAAQVGIYKEM; encoded by the coding sequence ATGAGAAACATAGCCATTGCCATACATGGCGGAGCCGGAACCATAACAGAAGCCACCCTGACAGCCGCCCAGGACAAAGCGTACCGGGCCGCTTTAAAGGAAGCCGTGGAAGCCGGCCACCAGGTGCTGGCCGGAGGCGGCACGGCCCTGGAAGCAGTGGAACATGCCGTGACCAACCTGGAAGACTCGCCGCTGTTTAACGCCGGCAAAGGAGCCGTTTTTACAAAAGAAGGCAAACATGAGATGGATGCGGCCATAATGTGCGGCAAAACACTCGAAGCCGGCGCCGTAGCCGGTGTCAGAAGCATCCGCAACCCGATTAAACTAGCCCGTACTGTGCTGGAACATTCGGACCATGTGCTGCTCAGTGGCTATGGCGCCGAAGAGTTTGCGCGTACCTACCAGCTGGCCTTCGAATCGGAAGAATACTTTTTCAACTCATTTCGCTACAAGCAATGGGCGGAGGTGCGCGATTCCAACATTTTTCTGCTGGACCATACGAAAAAGATTGATGAAAAATTCGGTACCGTTGGTGCGGTAGCTGTTGATATGAACGGGGATATTGCTGCTGCCACCTCCACGGGCGGGATGACCAACAAGAACTACAACCGCATCGGCGATTCGCCACTGATCGGGGCGGGCACCTATGCCAATAACGCGACCTGCGCCATCTCATGCACCGGCCATGGCGAGTTCTTTATGCGCGCGGTGGTAGCTCACGACGTGTCGTGCCTGATGGCCTACAAAGGCTATACTTTGCAACAGGCCTGCGACGAGGTGGTGATGCAGAAACTGGTAAAACTTGGCGGCGAAGGAGGCCTGATCGCCGTCTCGGCGGCCGGCGACATTGCCCTGCCTTTTAATACCGAGGGGATGTACAGGGCCTTCAAAAAAAATAATGACGCTGCCCAGGTTGGCATCTATAAAGAGATGTAA
- a CDS encoding L,D-transpeptidase family protein: MSPSNLKHVLLKRAILPFAAVLCLGLATGCNKTKTDDNSSADGLKGMFGKNTQPQVKTDSLFVEKYLQKQPEFKEHEDLMFDFYRARDYRLAWFRENKPVPQMQKLMQAIDHASKEGLDPKNYKIVDVNKLLEAYDAKASDDPSRQQLQQQIDVALTASYFNFASDFYRGRVNPDDVTTVSWDVKKNKIKLDKALQTILKERESTYPYYEFEALHAGYRRLRDKLQQYRDLQAKGGWPKIDLASRKSLVKGDTAAAVLALRQRLNPGQPLNTNDKNLRTYDEKLVAQVKHFQMLNGLDQDGVVGGNTLKALNVPLDDRIRQIVINMERWRWIPKRMVPKSLDQKYIWVNIPEYKLYVYEDPQNDPEAEREYQKKMEMRVIVGKTLHSTPIFSDKMEYVVLAPYWNVPNSIVEKEIKPHMLSNINWLDTQDMEIVTKEKEPQPVSPSSINWADVTEKNFEYMVRQRPGPKNSLGSLKFLFPNQYAVYLHDTPAGSLFSQTQRDFSHGCVRLEKPLELAKYVLQDMPEWDEQRIRDTIDTGEETWVTLPKKIQVYIVYFTAWVDENGEEHFRNDIYGHDKELAKEYFG, translated from the coding sequence ATGAGCCCTTCTAATCTAAAGCATGTCCTGTTAAAGCGTGCCATACTACCGTTTGCTGCTGTCTTATGCCTGGGCCTGGCCACAGGTTGCAATAAAACCAAAACAGATGACAATTCCTCAGCAGATGGCCTGAAAGGTATGTTCGGGAAAAACACCCAGCCGCAGGTCAAAACCGATAGCCTGTTTGTAGAGAAGTACTTACAGAAACAACCTGAGTTCAAAGAACACGAAGACCTCATGTTCGATTTTTACCGTGCGCGGGACTACCGCCTGGCCTGGTTCCGGGAGAATAAACCAGTGCCGCAGATGCAGAAACTGATGCAGGCGATAGATCATGCTTCTAAAGAGGGCTTAGACCCAAAGAATTATAAAATTGTGGACGTTAACAAGCTGCTGGAAGCGTATGACGCGAAAGCCTCTGATGACCCGAGCCGGCAGCAACTACAGCAGCAAATAGATGTGGCCCTTACGGCTTCCTACTTCAACTTCGCTTCCGATTTTTACCGGGGTCGGGTAAATCCGGATGATGTTACCACAGTGAGCTGGGATGTGAAAAAGAATAAGATCAAGCTGGATAAAGCCCTGCAGACCATTCTGAAAGAACGCGAAAGCACCTATCCCTACTACGAGTTCGAAGCCCTGCATGCCGGCTACAGAAGGCTGCGCGACAAGTTGCAGCAATACCGCGACCTACAGGCAAAAGGTGGCTGGCCTAAAATTGACTTGGCTTCCCGTAAATCTCTGGTAAAAGGCGATACGGCCGCTGCTGTGCTGGCCCTGCGCCAACGCCTGAACCCCGGTCAGCCCCTGAATACGAACGATAAAAACCTGCGCACGTACGATGAGAAGCTGGTGGCCCAGGTAAAGCATTTTCAGATGTTGAACGGCCTGGACCAGGACGGTGTAGTAGGCGGAAATACCTTGAAAGCCCTGAATGTGCCCCTGGATGACCGTATCCGGCAGATCGTGATCAATATGGAGCGCTGGCGCTGGATCCCGAAACGCATGGTGCCTAAAAGCCTGGATCAGAAATACATTTGGGTTAATATACCGGAGTATAAACTCTATGTATACGAAGACCCCCAAAACGATCCGGAAGCTGAACGGGAATACCAGAAGAAAATGGAGATGCGCGTGATCGTGGGTAAGACCCTGCATTCCACCCCGATCTTCAGTGATAAAATGGAGTATGTGGTGCTCGCGCCTTACTGGAATGTGCCCAACAGCATTGTGGAGAAGGAAATAAAGCCCCATATGCTCTCCAACATCAACTGGCTCGATACGCAGGACATGGAAATAGTGACTAAGGAAAAAGAGCCGCAACCGGTTTCGCCTTCTTCCATTAACTGGGCGGACGTAACGGAGAAGAATTTTGAGTACATGGTGCGCCAGCGACCTGGCCCGAAGAACTCCCTTGGGTCGCTTAAGTTCCTGTTCCCGAACCAGTACGCAGTATACCTGCACGATACGCCTGCCGGCTCCCTTTTCAGCCAGACACAGCGTGATTTCAGCCATGGTTGCGTTCGGCTGGAGAAACCCCTGGAACTAGCCAAGTATGTGTTACAGGATATGCCCGAGTGGGATGAGCAGCGCATCCGCGATACGATCGATACCGGCGAGGAAACCTGGGTAACATTGCCTAAGAAGATACAGGTATACATTGTATACTTCACGGCTTGGGTAGATGAGAATGGCGAGGAGCACTTCCGCAACGACATCTATGGCCACGACAAAGAGCTCGCGAAGGAATACTTTGGATAA
- a CDS encoding plastocyanin/azurin family copper-binding protein, with the protein MKRYWMLCIAAVMLLPGCNTDTETTETGNIRQAEKDTASIAAGAPEAAAADTILQAVVHLTLTASGNSLEEMRYDQDTLEAKAGALIKLKLINEAEDMTMVHNVVFTAPGKYKMVALAGEQLGASGNYVPDTTTVIASSPIALPGQTVEVEFTAPLKPGNYEFVCTYPEHWRRMHGVFKVK; encoded by the coding sequence ATGAAACGATACTGGATGCTCTGCATCGCGGCTGTAATGCTGCTGCCGGGCTGTAACACGGATACGGAAACAACTGAAACAGGAAACATCCGCCAGGCAGAAAAAGATACCGCCTCCATTGCCGCCGGAGCTCCTGAGGCAGCCGCAGCTGATACTATCCTGCAGGCTGTGGTGCATTTAACCCTTACTGCTTCCGGAAACAGCCTGGAAGAGATGCGCTATGATCAGGACACGTTGGAAGCAAAGGCAGGCGCGCTGATCAAGCTTAAGCTCATTAACGAAGCCGAAGATATGACGATGGTACATAATGTGGTGTTTACGGCTCCCGGCAAGTATAAAATGGTAGCGCTGGCAGGCGAGCAGCTCGGGGCTTCCGGAAATTATGTACCCGATACGACCACCGTCATCGCGTCGTCGCCTATAGCCCTGCCGGGGCAAACGGTTGAGGTAGAGTTTACGGCTCCCCTTAAGCCGGGCAACTATGAATTTGTTTGTACCTATCCGGAACATTGGCGGCGCATGCATGGTGTATTTAAAGTAAAATAA
- a CDS encoding YciE/YciF ferroxidase family protein codes for MKLNNLKDLMIHELKDIYSAEHQITKALPKMMEACSSEKLRAAFQDHLQVTKMQIERLDNVFDMLGMKAQSEHCKAMEGIIKECESMMSERADKSVMDAALIGCAQRVEHYEIAAYGTVCTYAKQLNMTDVMNQLLMTLDEEKATDQRLTMIAEETINIRAER; via the coding sequence ATGAAACTTAATAATTTAAAAGACCTCATGATCCACGAGCTCAAAGATATTTACAGTGCCGAGCATCAGATCACCAAAGCATTACCTAAAATGATGGAAGCCTGTTCTTCCGAAAAATTACGGGCTGCTTTCCAGGATCACCTGCAGGTAACCAAAATGCAGATCGAGCGCCTGGACAATGTGTTCGACATGCTGGGTATGAAAGCCCAATCGGAACACTGCAAAGCCATGGAGGGCATCATAAAGGAATGCGAGTCGATGATGAGCGAACGAGCAGATAAAAGTGTGATGGATGCGGCCCTTATTGGCTGCGCCCAGCGGGTAGAGCACTATGAGATTGCAGCCTATGGCACGGTTTGTACGTATGCCAAGCAGTTGAATATGACAGACGTGATGAACCAGTTGCTGATGACGTTGGATGAAGAAAAAGCAACCGACCAGCGCCTGACCATGATTGCAGAAGAGACAATAAACATCAGAGCCGAAAGGTAG
- a CDS encoding AlbA family DNA-binding domain-containing protein translates to MEELERLILQGENDTLDFKQRVTQPEKIARTLVSFANTRGGRILIGVKDNGTISGIDPEEEKHTLQQAADFYCDPPVLVHYEEIEIDDRMVLVVLVPESSQKPHYAKVKEDDWRGYVRVQDTSVQTSKMVNKVLREEAPAFEQIPLDRHELAVLDYLRLSPRITLRQFMKLANLGERRAYRILVKLVIHGYLRLHDKEVEEYYTLS, encoded by the coding sequence ATGGAAGAACTGGAACGCCTGATCCTACAAGGCGAAAACGACACCCTGGACTTTAAACAACGGGTTACCCAGCCCGAAAAGATAGCCCGCACCCTGGTTTCCTTTGCCAATACCCGCGGCGGCCGCATCCTGATCGGGGTAAAAGACAACGGCACCATATCAGGCATTGATCCGGAGGAGGAAAAACATACCCTGCAACAGGCTGCCGACTTTTACTGCGACCCGCCGGTGCTGGTACATTACGAGGAAATCGAGATCGATGACCGGATGGTGCTGGTGGTACTAGTGCCCGAGAGCTCCCAGAAACCGCATTATGCAAAAGTAAAAGAAGACGACTGGCGGGGCTATGTGCGCGTGCAGGACACAAGTGTGCAAACAAGCAAAATGGTGAACAAAGTCCTGCGGGAAGAAGCACCGGCTTTCGAGCAAATTCCGCTGGACCGCCACGAGCTGGCCGTGCTGGACTACCTCCGCCTAAGCCCGCGCATTACGCTGCGGCAGTTTATGAAGCTGGCAAACCTGGGCGAACGGCGAGCTTACCGCATCCTGGTAAAGCTGGTCATCCACGGCTACCTGCGCCTCCACGACAAAGAAGTGGAAGAATATTATACCCTGAGCTAA